GAGAATCAGCTCCATCTGGGCCCTGGTTCTGGCATAGAGTCCTGTAATCAAGACAGGGGAAGGGAGTGTAGGAGAGGAGGTGAGTCTGGTACGGTaacacctcctccaccccccAGCCACAGTCATGGTGAGGTTAGGATAGCTTTCAGAGTGTCAAATCTGGACCCGCGGTCTCAACTGGAGCCAGCTGGCAGGTCCCGCTGTATGTTTATGAGCTGTGGTGGTGGGAGTAATCAGGCAGCAGCCAGGGCCAAAGAGAAAATTACCTGTGACCTATACCAGCTCGTCAGTCCCTCATCAAGAGACCCTGGTAGTCTGCTGCTTGCTGCCACAACTGCTTCCCCGAAACCAGATGGAGACCTCCATCACCCAGACAGGCCGGCCTGTGGCAGCCCAGACCCAACCCAGGAGCTCTCTTCTGGGGAGAAGAAGGCTGTAGGTGTAGGAAGGGAGCGAGTGACTGGTTTCCATGTGGAGGTGGTGGTGACAGGTGCTGtggatcagtgtgtgttttatggCAAGGACAGTACAGAGAATGTGCAGGAGGAGACTGTATGTTTTGCTATGCCTAGTGGGGGAGGGGGCAGTGGGGGTGTTGGAAGCTCTACTGACCCCTCATGTGACGATCCCCCTCCTGGACAGCTCTTTTTCCTTCAGCCCCCTCgggctgaggaggaggatgtaAAAGGAACGGGCCCTGGCAGTGGGTCAGGAATGTGCTCTTTGGACTGCGCCAACAACAACAGTCCTGGGGCAGGGGTGGCAGTGGGCTCAGGGGAGCGGGCGACCCGACCAGACTCTCCTAGCGTTGGAGAAGACTGTTCAGACCCTTCACTGTGTCGCCTCTACCGTCACGTTTCCCATGACTTCCTGGAGATCCGCTTTCAGATTCAGCGACTCCTTGAACCTCGACAGTACATGCTACTGCTCCCTGACCACATCATGGTCAACATCTTCAGCTACCTACCAACACGCTCGCTGGCAGCCCTAAAATGCACCTGCCACTACTTCAAGGTGTTGATTGAGACGTATGGGGTGCGAGCTGTGGATTCACGGTGGAATCAAGACCCTCTCTATAGAGATGACCCCTGCAAGCAGTGTAAGCGACAATATGAGCGTGGGGATGTTTCTTTGTGCCGTTGGCACCCCAAACCTTACCACCATGACCTGCCTTATGGACGTTCCTACTGGATGTGCTGCCGGCGTACAGATAAGGACACGCCAGGCTGCCGTGTTGGACTCCATGATAACAACTGGGTCCAGCAGCCTGCTGATGGCTCTCAACCCATCCGCACCAAGCGGGAAGACAGGAGGGAGGAAGCTAGGTAGAGAAGAAAGGGCACACCTCACATACACCAACTCTCATCTCATTCTGTGCACCTCCTTCTTTCCCACTCTCATCTGATCAGAGGACAAACAGGAACAGAGAGGATCAGCACTCCaggactgttttgtttttctttgctgcaGCACTCCTTCCTCATACCTACCCTCAGTAGGAGGTGTTTCAGTGGTAAAGAAGGAAGAGAGGTGTGTCACTCTCCTtgccttgtttgtttgttttttgttttttgaagccCTCCAGAATCCCTCTCTCCCCACTGTGCTCCAGAGTGGTCACTTTGAAAAGTTTCCATACCAGGGTTGGGGTCCCTACTGCTGCTGTTATTCAACCCTTTTTCTGCCTCTTAATCATTCGGGTTCTTGTCTAACTCTGCACATGGTTGTTAGGTAATACATGTGAaaactttgcagtgtatttGATTGAGATTAGCATCCATAAAGTGACGCATAAAAATGTAATGCCCTAGAGCCTgcttattatgattattatgattattattattattattcccagaACTTGTTCTATGTTTCTGTGTCGTAT
The genomic region above belongs to Oreochromis aureus strain Israel breed Guangdong linkage group 14, ZZ_aureus, whole genome shotgun sequence and contains:
- the fbxo46 gene encoding F-box only protein 46 — protein: MDRDTFSHIRLWCPRPFGTYSQNKARNPGSGGSGGGSGGVAGSPSLCKSEPSSGARNEDVGMIVGVHEQNGEEEDVGSENTPPEPELDSSSLTQNQATQPPSAPPTPPSSGSQMEDGRVLLDTWYVIKPGNTKEKIAFFVAHQFSGAGQPRPSAMKVKGNWATDCSKAKRRRRCSSYDPPTRSQASESLLSNDPSHTPPSPDEPQLGGVNETDLLSVAEMVALVEQRTAMALQGIVGVHGNQQHHQPSITTQSPGLTHHQHTLLRGTVSDPSPMVFVSDSSSGQPSKEVQKSSSPIQTDQQLEEQQQESFRVAQAIAHFESQNLENQLHLGPGSGIESCNQDRGRECRRGGESGTVTPPPPPSHSHGEVRIAFRVSNLDPRSQLEPAGRSRCMFMSCGGGSNQAAARAKEKITCDLYQLVSPSSRDPGSLLLAATTASPKPDGDLHHPDRPACGSPDPTQELSSGEKKAVGVGRERVTGFHVEVVVTGAVDQCVFYGKDSTENVQEETVCFAMPSGGGGSGGVGSSTDPSCDDPPPGQLFFLQPPRAEEEDVKGTGPGSGSGMCSLDCANNNSPGAGVAVGSGERATRPDSPSVGEDCSDPSLCRLYRHVSHDFLEIRFQIQRLLEPRQYMLLLPDHIMVNIFSYLPTRSLAALKCTCHYFKVLIETYGVRAVDSRWNQDPLYRDDPCKQCKRQYERGDVSLCRWHPKPYHHDLPYGRSYWMCCRRTDKDTPGCRVGLHDNNWVQQPADGSQPIRTKREDRREEAR